The following coding sequences lie in one Gadus macrocephalus chromosome 1, ASM3116895v1 genomic window:
- the gnai3 gene encoding guanine nucleotide-binding protein G(i) subunit alpha: MGCTISAEDKAAMERSKMIDKHLREDEEKSCREVKLLLLGAGESGKSTIVKQMKIIHEDGYSEEECKQYKVVVYSNTIQSIIAIIRAMGWLKIDFGDAARANDARQLFSLAGSTEDGVMSTELTAVIHRLWADEGVQACFVRSREYQLNDSASYYLNDLERISQSSYVPTQQDVLRTRVKTTGIVETHFTFKELFFKMFDVGGQRSERKKWIHCFEGVTAIIFCVALSDYDLVLAEDEEMNRMHESMKLFDSICNNKWFTDTSIILFLNKKDLFEEKISRSPLTICFPEYSGTGTYEEAAAYIQCQFEDLNRRKDTKEIYTHFTCATDTKNVQFVFDAVTDVIIKMSLKECGLY, encoded by the exons ATGGGGTGTACCATAAGCGCCGAGGACAAAGCTGCCATGGAGAGGAGTAAAATGATTGACAAACATCTGCGAGAAGATGAGGAGAAGTCGTGCCGAGAAGTCAAACTTCTCTTGCTTG GTGCCGGGGAGTCTGGCAAAAGCACCATAGTGAAGCAGATGAA GATCATCCATGAAGACGGCTACTCAGAAGAAGAGTGCAAGCAGTATAAAGTGGTGGTGTACAGCAACACCATCCAGTCCATCATCGCCATCATCAGGGCCATGGGCTGGTTAAAAATCGACTTTGGGGATGCGGCCCGTGCG AACGACGCCCGCCAGCTGTTTTCTCTGGCCGGCTCCACGGAGGACGGCGTGATGTCCACGGAGCTGACGGCCGTGATCCACCGGCTTTGGGCCGACGAGGGAGTCCAGGCCTGCTTCGTCCGCTCCCGGGAGTACCAGCTCAACGACTCCGCTTCATA CTACCTGAACGACTTGGAGCGGATCTCCCAGTCCAGCTATGTCCCCACACAGCAGGACGTTCTCAGGACCCGCGTGAAGACCACTGGCATTGTGGAAACACACTTCACCTTTAAAGAGCTCTTCTTCAA GATGTTTGACGTGGGGGGCCAGCGCTCGGAGAGGAAGAAGTGGATCCATTGTTTCGAGGGAGTCACCGCCATCATCTTCTGCGTGGCCCTCAGCGACTACGACCTGGTGCtggcggaggacgaggagatg aaCCGCATGCACGAGAGCATGAAGCTGTTTGACTCCATCTGCAACAACAAATGGTTCACAGACACGtccatcatcctcttcctcaacaaGAAGGACCTGTTTGAGGAGAAGATCAGCCGAAGTCCCCTCACCATCTGCTTCCCCGAGTACTCTG GCACCGGCACCTATGAGGAGGCCGCTGCTTACATCCAATGCCAGTTTGAGGACCTGAACCGACGGAAGGACACCAAGGAGATCTATACCCACTTCACGTGCGCTACAGACACCAAGAACGTGCAGTTTGTGTTTGACGCCGTCACCGACGTCATCATCAAGATGAGCCTGAAGGAGTGCGGGCTGTATTGA
- the gnat2 gene encoding guanine nucleotide-binding protein G(t) subunit alpha-2, with protein sequence MGAGASAEDKKSKELEKQLQEDADKDSKTVKLLLLGAGESGKSTIVKQMKILHQGGYSREEQMEFRSIIFGNILQSALAIIRGMEMLAIDFGATSGQEDAQKLQNLSDSIEEGTMPAELADVIKKLWKDTGVQASYDRAAEYQLNDSAGYYLSDMDRICKADYLPNEQDVLRSRVKTTGIIEEQFGCKELHFRMFDVGGQRSERKKWIHCFEGVTCIIFCGALSAYDMVLVEDDEVNRMHESLHLFNSICNHRFFATTSIVLFLNKKDLFVEKIKKVHLSICFPDYDGPNTYDDACAYIKTQFEDLNMKKGVKEIYSHMTCATDTENVQIVFNAVTDIIIKENLKSCGLF encoded by the exons ATGGGTGCAGGAGCAAGCGCCGAAGACAAAAAGTCAAAGGAGTTAGAAAAACAGCTCCAGGAGGATGCCGACAAGGACTCCAAGACAGTCAAGCTGTTGCTGCTTG GCGCTGGTGAATCTGGCAAAAGCACCATCGTGAAACAGATGAA GATTCTCCATCAAGGTGGTTACTCACGTGAGGAGCAGATGGAGTTCAGGAGCATCATCTTTGGCAACATCCTGCAGTCCGCCCTGGCTATCATCAGAGGCATGGAGATGTTGGCCATTGATTTTGGAGCAACCTCTGGACAG GAGGATGCCCAGAAGCTGCAGAACCTGTCAGACTCCATCGAGGAGGGCACCATGCCCGCTGAGCTGGCGGACGTCATCAAGAAGCTGTGGAAGGACACTGGTGTCCAGGCGTCCTATGATAGAGCTGCTGAGTACCAGCTCAACGACTCCGCTGGCTA CTACCTCTCCGACATGGACCGAATCTGCAAGGCCGACTATCTTCCTAATGAGCAGGATGTGCTGCGGTCTCGAGTCAAGACCACTGGTATCATTGAAGAACAGTTCGGATGCAAAGAATTGCACTTCAG GATGTTCGATGTGGGCGGCCAAAGATCCGAGAGAAAGAAATGGATCCATTGTTTCGAGGGTGTCACCTGCATCATCTTCTGCGGAGCTCTTAGCGCGTACGACATGGTGCTGGTAGAGGACGACGAAGTG AACCGCATGCACGAGTCCCTCCATCTGTTCAACAGCATCTGCAACCACAGGTTCTTCGCGACGACTTCCATTGTGCTTTTCCTCAACAAGAAGGATCTGTTCGTGGAGAAGATCAAGAAGGTCCACCTGAGCATCTGCTTCCCCGACTATGATG GTCCTAACACATACGACGACGCCTGCGCCTACATCAAGACACAGTTTGAGGACCTCAACATGAAGAAGGGTGTGAAGGAGATCTACTCCCACATGACCTGtgccacagacacagagaacGTCCAGATTGTGTTCAACGCTGTCACGGATATCATCATCAAAGAGAACCTTAAAAGTTGTGGTCTTTTCTAA